The DNA window GGGAGGTCGGGCACTGGTCGGTGGAGCGCTACCAGGCGACCCACAACACTGGCGGCACCGTCATGGGGGCCGATCCCGAGACCAGCGTGACCAACAAGTACGGCCAGTCCTGGGCACTGGACAACCTGTTCATCGCTGGTGCGTCGCTGTTTCCGCACAACGCGGCCTATCCACCGACCCTGCTGGTCGGGGCGCTGGCCTACCACACGGCGGACGCCATCGTGCGTCGTTACCGCGCCAACCCTGGGCGACTGGCGTGAGGGTGCTGGCCTGGCTCGCGCTGTTGGTTCCCTGCGCCAGCCTGGCGGCGGAGCCGGGCGCTGAGCTGTTCGAGCCTTGCCAGGTCTGCCACAGCCTGCAGGCCGGGCAGCACGGCATCGGGCCGAGCCTGCAGGGCGTGGTCGGGCGCCAGGCCGGCCAGGCCAGCGGTTTTCGCTACTCGAACGCATTGCTCGGCAACCAGCGGGTATGGAGCCGCGAGGCGTTGGCTGAATTTCTCTATGACCCCCAGGCCAGCCTGCCAGGCAATCGCATGGCCTTTTCCGGGATGGACGATGCCGCGCAGATCGAAGCCTTGATCGACTGGCTGTCCCGTCATTGATGTAACTCCAGGGTATATGCGCCCAGCGTCTAAGCATTGGATTTTATATCGGTTCATCCGAAGGTCCGGCTGACCTAGCATGGACTGCAACCCATACGGCTATGGCGCCGTCCGTTTCAACGAAGGAGAAATCGATGACCGATGT is part of the Pseudomonas sp. ABC1 genome and encodes:
- a CDS encoding cytochrome c family protein produces the protein MLAWLALLVPCASLAAEPGAELFEPCQVCHSLQAGQHGIGPSLQGVVGRQAGQASGFRYSNALLGNQRVWSREALAEFLYDPQASLPGNRMAFSGMDDAAQIEALIDWLSRH